From a region of the Chitinophaga caseinilytica genome:
- a CDS encoding YjjG family noncanonical pyrimidine nucleotidase, translating into MRYKHIFFDLDHTLWDFEANSNATLQELFYEHNLAGKGISSYADFFAVYSEINDKLWDRFRKGFINRNELRIKRFTQTFLAFKLCDDKLCQTLSERFLEILPTKTALFPDTVEVLDYLRDKKYPLHLITNGFEETQKLKLQHSGIGHYFTHIVTSESAGSLKPHREIFDFAMKLSNTTAADSIMIGDTLEVDILGAQQAGMDQVYFAPNLVQQGVSPTYTIKNLSELKSIL; encoded by the coding sequence ATGAGATATAAACATATTTTTTTCGACCTGGACCATACCCTTTGGGATTTCGAAGCCAACTCCAACGCCACCCTGCAGGAACTTTTTTACGAGCATAACCTTGCCGGCAAAGGCATTTCCTCCTACGCAGATTTCTTCGCGGTGTATTCGGAGATCAACGATAAGCTGTGGGACCGCTTCCGCAAGGGCTTCATCAACCGCAACGAGCTGCGCATCAAACGCTTCACGCAAACTTTCCTTGCCTTCAAGCTGTGCGACGACAAGCTGTGCCAAACCCTCAGCGAGCGGTTCCTGGAAATCCTCCCCACCAAAACCGCCCTTTTCCCAGATACGGTAGAGGTACTGGATTATCTGCGCGATAAAAAATATCCCCTCCACCTGATCACAAACGGGTTTGAGGAAACACAGAAACTGAAGCTGCAGCACTCCGGGATCGGGCATTACTTTACGCATATCGTGACTTCCGAGAGCGCGGGCTCGCTGAAGCCGCACCGCGAAATTTTCGATTTTGCGATGAAATTGTCGAACACCACGGCGGCAGACAGCATCATGATCGGCGACACGCTGGAGGTAGACATCCTCGGTGCGCAGCAAGCGGGGATGGACCAGGTGTATTTTGCGCCGAACCTCGTACAGCAGGGCGTTTCCCCGACTTACACTATCAAAAACCTTTCCGAGCTGAAGAGCATATTATAG
- a CDS encoding SDR family oxidoreductase, with product MYAIITGASKGIGKAVAEKLAAEGFDVAICARGAAALEGTARGIREQSPAARVLALPVDMGDKQAVLAFADAVRREFGEAPAILVNNAGIFVPGAVHEEEDGHLEKMMAVNLYSAYHLTRAFIPAMKSAKKGHVFNLCSTASHTAYPNGGSYSITKFALLGFSKNLREEMKLHGVKVTSISPGAVLTASWEGFDGPEDRLMEPADVASMLWAAYNLSAQAVIEDILMRPQLGDLG from the coding sequence ATGTATGCAATCATCACAGGCGCCAGCAAAGGCATCGGGAAAGCGGTAGCGGAGAAGCTGGCGGCGGAAGGGTTTGACGTGGCGATCTGCGCCCGGGGCGCAGCGGCGCTGGAAGGAACGGCCCGCGGCATCCGGGAGCAAAGCCCCGCCGCCAGGGTACTGGCGCTGCCAGTGGATATGGGCGACAAGCAGGCCGTGCTGGCTTTTGCCGACGCCGTTCGCCGCGAATTCGGCGAGGCGCCGGCCATCCTCGTCAACAATGCAGGCATCTTCGTGCCGGGGGCGGTGCATGAGGAGGAAGACGGTCACCTGGAAAAGATGATGGCCGTGAACCTCTACAGCGCCTATCACCTCACGCGCGCCTTCATCCCCGCCATGAAATCGGCGAAGAAAGGCCACGTTTTCAACCTTTGTTCCACGGCCAGCCACACGGCGTACCCGAACGGCGGGTCGTACAGCATCACCAAATTCGCCCTGCTCGGGTTTTCGAAAAACCTGCGGGAAGAAATGAAACTCCACGGCGTGAAAGTCACCTCCATCAGCCCGGGCGCCGTGCTGACGGCCTCCTGGGAAGGGTTCGACGGGCCGGAAGACCGGCTCATGGAGCCGGCAGACGTGGCGTCTATGCTCTGGGCAGCGTATAACCTCAGCGCCCAGGCCGTGATCGAAGACATCCTGATGCGCCCTCAGCTCGGGGACCTCGGGTAA